In Massilia sp. METH4, the genomic window TCCATGCGCGGCTGGGTGCGCCGCACGATGGGCGGCGCGGCCATCGAGCGCGTGGTCGTGTTTTCCTCGCCGATGGCGCAGTACGCGCAAGGCTGGCCGGGAGCGCGGCGCATCGTCGACCTGTGCGATGTGGATTCCGAGAAATGGCGCGCGTATGCGGAGAAGAAGCCGTGGCCGGCGAGCCTGCTGTACGGTTACGAGGCAAGCCGCCTGTTGCGCTATGAGCGCAAGGTGGCCGCCGACAGCGACGCCGCATTGTTCGTCTCGGCACCGGAAGCGGAACTGTTCCGCGCCCTGGCGCCGGAAAGCGCCGAACGCATCGGCTGGTTCGGCAACGGTGTCGACACTGCCTTTTTCTCGCCGGACGGCGACTACGCGAATCCTTTCGCCCCCGGCAAACCGGCACTCGTATTCTGCGGCGCGATGGACTACTGGCCGAACGTGGACGCGGTCCAGTGGTTCGCGCGCGACGTGTTCCCGGCGGTCCGCGCCCGGGTGCCGCAGGCATCGTTCGTGATCGTCGGCGCGCGCCCGGCGCCCGAAGTACAGCAACTGGCGCAACTGCCCGGCGTGACGGTGACCGGCACCGTGCCGGACGTGAGGCCGTATGTCGCGCATGCCGCGCTGTCGGTCGCCCCGCTGCGCGTGGCGCGGGGCATCCAGAACAAGGTCCTGGAAGCGATGGCGATGGCCAAAACCGTGGTCGTCAGCCCGCAGGCGCTGGAAGGCATCGACGCCGCCGCGGGCAGCGAGGTGCTGCTGGCCGAGCGCGACACCGACATGGCGGCGACGATCCTTGCCGCGCTGGCCGATGAGCCGTCCCGTGCCGCCATCGGCCGCGCCGCCCGGCTCCGTGTCGAGGCTTCGTACGGCTGGGATGCCCGGCTGGCAGCGCTCGATGCGCTGCTGGAAGCGCCGCGCCAGCCAGGCGGC contains:
- a CDS encoding TIGR03087 family PEP-CTERM/XrtA system glycosyltransferase, translating into MEDLLLLVHRIPYPPNKGDKIRSWHLLRHLAARYRVHLATFVDDADDWQYVPHVRQLCASSHFAPLNPRRARLRSLRAVLANRALSLDYYSDRSMRGWVRRTMGGAAIERVVVFSSPMAQYAQGWPGARRIVDLCDVDSEKWRAYAEKKPWPASLLYGYEASRLLRYERKVAADSDAALFVSAPEAELFRALAPESAERIGWFGNGVDTAFFSPDGDYANPFAPGKPALVFCGAMDYWPNVDAVQWFARDVFPAVRARVPQASFVIVGARPAPEVQQLAQLPGVTVTGTVPDVRPYVAHAALSVAPLRVARGIQNKVLEAMAMAKTVVVSPQALEGIDAAAGSEVLLAERDTDMAATILAALADEPSRAAIGRAARLRVEASYGWDARLAALDALLEAPRQPGGAPAIPAGIPSPSWNRA